The region CCACCTTGAAGTAAAAAAGCTTTTCCTCTAGAAACATCAGCTAATTGACTTTTTAATCTTCTTGCTTCTTCTGCAAAAATTAATGGAGGATAAGTTGCTAACTCTTTCTCAACTTTTGTTAATTTTTCTAAATCATCATATATTGGTTGTTGTTTTATTGGAAAGTTTCTCCAACTATCTGGATTCCAATTATTCATATTTTAAGCCTTATTTTTTAAATAGTTGTAGATTTTATCTAAAATTATCTTAAGTATTAAAAGTGTAACAAGAAAGGTTACTTCCAAGTTACACTTAAATTTAATCTTTTTGTAGTTTGTTAAGTAAGTCTTTAAAAGAGTCTTTAAAAGCTGCTAATCCATCTTCTAAAAGTTTTGCATAATTACTTTTCATATCAATTTTATTATCAGCTAAAGTTTTAAAATATTTATCACAAACCTCTTCAGATGGGATTTCACTTGGTTCAGTTTGTCCATTTTCTAACCACTCATCAATAGTGGCTAGTGGAGCTGTATTTACAGAATTTGGATAAAGAAGTTTATCAATATAATAACTACCTTCTAAATCATCACCTTTTACTCCCGTACTAGCGAATAGTGTTCTGATATTTGTGTTTTCAAACTTTTCTATTTCGTGGTAACACTTAGTTGCATTCATAACACCTAATTGACCCTTTTTTAATCCTTTTGCAAAAAGTTCTGAATCACATAGTCTATCTAATCTTGAAACAAAAATAGAGATTACAGCTTTTGTATCTTTATTTGAAAGTTTTATCCCTTCATCTAAAGCCTTTGCACAAGAAATTGCTTGTTCAGGAGAAAAAATCAATGTAGCATTTACATTAATTCCTTGAGAAGTTAATTCTTTCATTGCTTCATATCCTGCATTAGTTGCAGGAACTTTTATCATAACATTTTCTGAACTAATTAAAGAATTAAGTCTAATCCCTTCTTCAATAGTACCTTGTGTATCATCGCAAAGCTCTGGATCAACTTCTATTGATATAAATCCATCATCTTGATTTTCTATATATAAATCATTTAAAAGTTCTGCTGCTCTTTTTATATCTGTAATTGCCAACTCTTCATAAATTGTTTTTGCTTCATTAGCTTGTAACATTTGAAGTTGCTGACCATATGCTACTGAATTAGAGATTGAAGATTCAAAAATTGCAGGGTTTGAAGTCGCCCCATAAATAATCTTCTCTTCAATTAGTTTTTTAAATCTATTCTCTAAAAAATCTCTTTCTATAAAATCACACCAAAGTGAAAAATTTATATCTTCTTTTAAACTCATACTTATATCCTTAAATATATTCTAATATTTTAGTCAAATCCTTTTCATCAACAATAATATTAGCTTCTTTTTTCAAAATCTCTCTTCCACAAAATGCAACTCTTTTATCTGCATATGGAAACATAGAGACATCATTTGCTCCATCCCCCGCAACAAGTGTATTCTCTTTTGATACTCCTAGTAAAGATTGAACTCTTTGAATCATATCCCCTTTTGAAAATCCAAACATCATATCTCCACCAACAAGACCTGTTAATATTCCATCTTTTTCATGTAAAATATTAGAAAAATCTGCATCAAGCTTTAATTTTTCTTTTGCTGGTGTTGTACCAATTCTAAAACCACCTGAAAAACAAACTACTTTATAACCATTCTCTTTTAATTTCGCAATTGTTTCAAAAGCTCCTGGCATAAGTGGTAAATCTTTACATATATCTACAGCCTTTGAATACTCTAAACCTTTTAGTAAAGATACTCTTTCAACTAATGATTCAAAAAAATCTAACTCTCCAGCCATTGCTTGTTCTGTAATAGCTGCAACTTTTTCTTCTAAACCTAAAGGTTTTGCTAAAAAGTCAATAGTTTCACCATCCATAAGTGTTGAATCAAAATCAAAAACTGCTAATTTCATGCCTATTTTTCCTAGTTTTATTTTTTTAAGGCTATAATATTATCTAAATTTAACTAAAGGTAGCTGATTGAAACTTGCATCTATTGATATTGGACTTAAAAGAATAGGTATGGCAATATCCCTACACAATGATATAGTAACCCCTATTCCTGCTGTTTTAAGAAAAAATAGAAATCAAGCTTCAAATGATGTTTTAAAAGTTTTAAAAGAATGGGAAATTGAAAAACTAATTGTCGGCTTTCCAAGTGCAAGTGAAGATATGCAAAAAAGAGTTAAACACTTTACTAAACTATTAGAACTAAATATCCCCTATGAGTTCCAAGAAGAGAATATGAGTTCTATCGAAGCAGAAGAGCTTATTAAAGGCGATATAAAATATAAAAGAGATGGGAGAGTTGATTCTCTTGCTGCTAAAATTATTCTTGAAAGATACTTATCTAAATAGCTATTTTTTAATATTATATACCACTGCTACAGCTATACCCTCATCATGAGTAATAGATAGATGGGACTTTTTGATTTTAAACTTTTTTCTAATCTGCTTTGAATACTTTAGTTTTGGAGCACCTAATTTATTCTTTTTAATTTTAATATCACGAAAAGAGCACTCTCTTCCAATACCTGTACCTATTGCTTTACTAGCAGCCTCTTTTGCTGCCCAAAATCCAGCAGCAGTACTTGATGACTTCACAAGTGCAATCTCTTCTTCATCTAAGAACCTTGCATATGCCTTTTGGCCAAATTTTTCATACATCTTTTCAATTCTTTGAATTGAAGCTATATCTATACCTATCATTTTTAACCTATCTACTTGTATAATACGCTCATGAAACTATTTATGAACAAATTATTATATCTTATTATCATGCTTTTTATAATAAGCTTAATATCATTTTTAGCTATCAATCTAGCACCTAATTCTTTTTTTGCTAGTGGAGAGTTGAATCCAAATATTACGCCTGAATCAATTGAACAATTAAAAGCAGTATATGGACTTGATAAACCATTATATATACAATTTTTTTCATGGCTAACTGCTTTATTACATTTAGATTTTGGTATATCTTTTGCAAGTGGGAAAATGGTAAAAGAGGAGATATTAGATAGAATTCCAATTACACTTACCATAAATATTATCTCTATGTTTTTAATTTTTGTTATATCACTATATTTAGGAATACAAGCTGCACTTAAGAAGGATTCAAAACTTGATAAGTTTGTAGGACAATTATCACTTTTAAGTTTTTCAATGCCATCTTTTTACCTTGCTCTATTATTAGTTATGATATTTTCAATCTATTTTGAAATTTTACCAATAGCAGGATTACATTCTGTACCAAATGATGGAAGTTTAACTTACTATTTAGATTTTGCTTGGCATTTAATTTTACCTATTTTTATAATAACATTTGGTGGAATTGGAAGTTTAATTTTATATATTAGGTCTTTAACTATAGAGATACTTAAATCTGATTACATATTTTTTGCAAAATCGAGAGGTTTAAGTAAAAAAACAATATTAAGATATTATATTTTGCCAAATTTATATCCACCGGTAATCACTCTTTTGGGACTTTCTTTACCGGGAATTATTGGTGGTAGTGTAATTTTAGAAACTATCTTTTCTATTGATGGAATGGGTTTATTATTTTATCAAAGTGCTTTAAGTCATGATTATCCAGTTATTATGGGAATATTAATAATTGGTGCTTTTTTAACACTTTTAGGAAATATGTTAGCAGATTTAATTCTGCTAAAACTAAACCCTAATTATGATGAAAACTAGACTTTACTTTTTTAAATGGAATTTATTTCCATGTATAAAAGAAGTTAAAAAAGATTATAAGGAATTTTTTTGAAGATTTTAAAAACTATTGAAGAACTACAAGAGGTTCGAAAAAATATTTTAGGAACTGTTGGTTTTGTTCCTACAATGGGAGCTCTACATGATGGACATATCTCATTAATAAAACAAGCTAGAAATGAAAATGACACAGTATTTGTATCTATTTTTGTAAATCCCACTCAGTTTTTACCAGGTGAGGATTTAGATGCTTATCCAAGACGTGAAGAAGCAGATAAAAAAATATGTGAAATGTGTAAAGTTGATTATCTTTTTATGCCAGAAATCAACTCTATGTATACAGAAGAAGAGGTATTAATTAAGGCTCCAAATAAAAGCTATATGTTGGAAGGAAAAGCAAGACCAGGACACTTTGATGGTGTTTTACAAGTTGTTCTTAAACTCTTTGGATTAGTACAACCAACAAATGCCTACTTTGGGAAAAAAGATGCACAACAACTTTCATTAATTCAACAAATGGTAAAAAATCTATTTTTACCAATTAATATTGTACCTTGTGCTATTGTAAGAGAGAGTGATGGCTTAGCAAAAAGTTCAAGAAATGTTTATCTTACACCTGAACAAAGAAAAGATGCTTTACTTATCTCAAAATCTCTATACTCAGCAGCAAACTTAATAGGTAAAAAAGAAACCAATATTGAAACTATAAAAAATAGAATGTATGAAGTTATGGAACCTTTAGATGTAGAATATATAGAGATTGTAAGTAGAGAGTTTGATAAGTTAAAAAGTATAGAGATAGGAAATACAATCATTTTAGTTGTGGCAAGATTTGGTAATACTAGACTTCTTGACAATATTTGGTTATAAATTTTACAATTCTTTTAGAATATGTTAAAATTCGCAAAATTTAAATGAAAGATAAAAATATATGAAATTTAGTGAAAATAAACCTTCAAAATCACTACACTTAGTAAGTCTTGGTTGTACAAAAAATCTTGTAGATTCTGAGATAATGTTAGGAAAATTAAAAGAGTATAAAATTACTAATGAACCAGAAAATGCTGATGTAATTATTGTAAATACCTGTGGATTTATAGATAGTGCAAAAGAAGAGAGCATAAATACAATTTTAACACTTCATGATGAAAGAAAAGAAGAATCTGTTTTAGTTATGGCTGGATGCTTAAGTGAGAGATACAAAGAGGAGTTGCAAAAAGAACTTCCAGAAATTGATATCTTTACAGGTGTTGGAGATTATGACAAAATTGATAAACTTGTAGAAGAAAAAAGAAGTTTTTTTACCGATGAAGTTTTTTTATTAAATGAAGAGAATGATAGAGTTATTACAGGATCTTCATATCATGCATACATAAAACTAAGCGAAGGGTGTAATCAAAGTTGTTCATTTTGTGCTATTCCAAGCTTCAAAGGGAAGCTTCATTCAAGAACACTTGAATCTTTAGTTAAAGAGGTTAAAAATCTAGTTAAAAATGGTTATACAGATTTTTCTTTTGTTTCGCAAGATTCTTCATCTTATTTAAGAGATTTAAACATAAAAGATGGACTTGAAAAACTAATAGAAGAGGTTGAAAAAATTGAAGGGGTAAAAACGGCTAGAATACTTTATTTATACCCCTCAACTACAACTTTAAGTTTGATTGAAAAAATAAAAAATTCAGATATATTTGAAAACTATTTTGATATGCCTTTACAACATATTTCAGCCAATCTTCTTAAAATTATGAAAAGAGGTAAAGGTGTTGAGAAGCTAAAAGAATTAATGGATGCTATGAGAAAAGTTCCAAATAGTTTTGTTAGAACTACTTTTATAGTTGGTCACCCGGGGGAAACACAAGAAGATTTTGAAGAACTTTGTAAATATGTAAAAGAGTATAAATTTGATAGAGCAAATGTATTTTCTTATTCTGATGAAGAGGGGACTAGTGCTTATGATAGAATTGATAAGATTCCACAAGAACTTATAGATTCAAGAGCAGAGATATTAGGTGAAATTATCTCTGAAACTACAAATAACTCTTTAGAAAATGAAATTGGAAAAGAGTTTGAAGTTTACATTGATGGAGAAAGTGATGAACATGAATATCTATTAAGTGCAAGAAAAACAACTTGGGCACCAGATATTGATGGAGAAATCTACATTAATGATAATGAATTGTATGATGAAAAAAATCCAAAACAATTAGAATTTGGAAAAATTTATAGAGTAAAAATAACAGAACTTGCTGGAGATAAACTTTTAGCTACTGTTATAAAATAATATGAATCTAAATTTCAAAAAAATCGATACCAAAAGAAATCTATTAGCATTTTCTGCTGGTGTTGATTCAACTGCACTATTCTTCCTGCTTTTAGAAAAAAAGATCCCTTTTGATATAGCAATTGTAAATTACAATCAAAGAGAGCAATCAAAAGCTGAAGTTGAATATGCGAAAGAATTAGCAAATAGATATGAAAAAAAGATTTATATAAAAGATGTAAAACTAAACAATATTTCAAATTTTGAAAAAAAAGCTAGAGATATTAGATATGATTTTTTTGAACAATTAATAAAAGAAAACAATTATGAAACTCTTATAACTGCCCATCAATTAAATGATAAACTTGAATGGTTTCTAATGCAGTTAAGTCGTGGAGCAGGACTTCTTGAACTTATAGCTTTTGATAAAATAACACAAAAAGATTCATACAAAATATATAGACCTCTTTTAGATATTACAAAAATACAACTGCAAGAATATCTAGATAAAAAAAATATACAATACTTTATAGATATTACAAACTTTGATGAAAAATATAAAAGAAACTATTTTAGAAAAAACTTTTCAAATAAGTTCTTAGATGAATTTCAAGAGGGAATAAAAAGAAGTTTTGAATATCTGAAAAATGATATAGAATCTTTAAGTATTAAAGAGATTCCTGTATATAAAGAAAAAGACTTAGAAGTATTTGAGAACCTAAATGACAATAACCTAAATATAAGGCTTGTAGATTTAAGTTTAAAAAAAAGAGGTATTCTTTTAAGTAAAGCTCAAAGAGATGAGATATTAAAACAAAAAAAATTAGTTATTTCCCACAAAATTTCAATAAGTATAACTCCAAAATATATTTTTATATCACCTTATGAACTTTGTACTATGGATAAAAATTTTAAAGAAAAATGTAGATTGGCAAAGATACCAAAAAATATTAGAGCTTATATTTTTAAAGAAAATATATTAGAAGTATTTGAGTTAATTATTTAAAAATTTTCTTAGTTTTCTATTTTCAACCATATCTTTTCTTGTTTTTTCTTTGTGTTCTTTCAAGAAATTTATATTTTTATAGAAAAGTTCATACAATATTTTAAAGTCTTCATTACTTAGTTCAAAATCTGTAATTTTTGTTTCTGTAAGATATTTTTCATTCCATCGAACAAGACCACTAGCCTTCTCGTAGGAATCTAAAGAATCAATATATATTAATTCTTCAAGAGCCTTTATAGACCAGTTTCCTCTTTCCATGCGTCGATTAAACCTTGTACAACTTTCATTACTTGATTTACTGAATTAATATTATCGTCAATTCCAGCACCGAATAAAGTTTCAATTTGATAAAGATATAAACCATCTAAATAGTAAGATACATCTCCACCTTCAAAATCTAGTACATTTCTAAGTTCATCAAAAATTGCTACTGATTTATTTATATATTTAAACTTTGTTTCAATATCGCCACTTTCCATTGAAGATTTTACAAAAGAAAGATATTTTAGTAAGCCTTCATATAGCTTTAATATTAATAAATATGGATCATCAGACACTGCATTTTGCTGTTGATATGCTTCAATTCCCATAAGATAACTCCATAAATTTATATTGAACAAAAAGTATATTATATAAATACTTAAAAAAAGTTATATTTAGAAAAATATATCCTATATTAGAAAAATTATTTTTCTAAAATGGCCAAAACATTTGAATAATACTTAATCCCCAAGGTATTTGCATAACATTTTGTTCTTGTCCATCTTTTGAATAAAGAATTTTTAAATTTGCTATCTGAGAAGATGAAACAGAATTATCAGCTGTAATATCATATGGTCTGATTACTCCTGTTAGAATTAAAGATTGTTTTTGTCCATCTATTAACATCTCTTTTGTAGCTTTAATAAAATAGTTTCCATTTTGATATACTTCTTGAATAATAGCAGAAACTGTCGTTGCAAAATCTTCACTCAGCTTAGTTTTTACTTCACCTTTATTGTCTATTGCAGAATTTGTTTCAAAACCTAAATCAGTAAAAGGATTTATTTTGTTTGCTAACCTCTCAGCGAAACCACCTTCTGTACCTGCGGTAGCAACTCCTCCACCAAATGAATTACTTCTATCTGAACTAGTTTCTCTTTTGTTATTTGTATTAGAAGATAAAGATTCATCAATCTTAACTTGTAAAATATCTCCAATTTGTAAATCTTTTTTATCTGCAAATAAAGATGGTCCTTTTATAGAATATAAGGAACCTTTATTTTTTCTAACAACTGGTTGTGCTTTAGGTACTTGTTCTTTGGGTTTAGAAAATTCTATTTCTGGGTTTTGTGATACACACCCAACTAGAAGAAAAGGGATAAGAGATAAAAATATATATTTAATTTGCATTATATTTACTTTCAATTACATATTTTAAATCAATCGCAATTTTTATATCTTTTAAATCTTTTTTGATTAAAGCAGCACTTCCATATCTTACAGTTAATGCATCTAAGTTAGTATCTGGGTCTACAACAATCAATGCCCTATTTGATACAATCTTTACATCAATAACCTTTCTTTGACCAATCAAGTCTACTGCTGTCTCAATCTCTCTATAAATTACTCGCTCTAATTTTTTAGCACTTTCATTTTTTTCATTAATCTCTATTTGTTTTAATTTTTTTTCACTTTCTAACTGTTCACGTTTTGTGTATTCTTCACTCATGTGAAAATAGTATGCAATAAGCATTACAACTAGTGCACCTATTGAAAGGAGCTTTATTAAAGCTCTTTTCTTACTATTTGTTTTAACAGCTACTATCATTTTTCTATTTTATTACAAATGAAGTAAACAATATTTGTTTAACATTATTCTTTTGGATATCATCATTATTTGAAGTAACTTCATTTATAATTGAATTAATATCATCTAGTAATTCTTCTTTTAAAAGTGCTTTTCCACCTACAGTTAAAAGTTCTTCTGAACTTCTAGAACTAATTTGTGCTATAACTGAATCAACAATTTCTGGTTTATACTCCTCAACAATTGCTTCAATTGTAGGTTCTGTACTTTTTATAGAGAATGATAATTTCATCAATTTTTCTCTACCTTTTGCGTTTGTAATATTTAAAACTAAATCATTTATACTTGTTTTATAAGTTTCATTTGAATTAGTACTTTCTTGCTTTTGTACTTGTTCTTGACCATTTTGATTTTGACCATTTAACACACCACTAGAAACTAATAAATACCCTCCAATACCAACTGCTGCTAAAAGTATTACAACTAATACAACAAGTACAATAATTAAACCTTTTCCTCCACCAGATTGTTTTACTTCTTCATTTTCATCAGCCATATTATTTATCCTTCTTCATTATTATTTACTTTATAGTCCTTTAACATTTGTGTTAATATTGAAGCATTTTTAGGACTTATATATTTCATCAAAGATGTTATATTTTTATCTTTTAATCTTAAGATTATATCAAAAACATCTTCAATTTTTCCCTCAATAATCATTTGATTAAAAATTTCTGCAGCAATTTTTGGTTTCATTTTATTATAAATATTTGCTGTTTTACTATCAACTTCACCTTTAATATTTTGTAATAATTCTTTATTTTCATCTCTTAAAGCTTGAATATCTTTTTTCTCTTTTTCAACTTTTGCTAACAGAGTTTCTAACTCTTTTTTTCTTACTTGATACTCTTTTTCTTTTTTATTATAAAAAGTATTCAAATCTTTTTTTAGTTCTTTTATTTCAATTTTTTGTTTAATTAAACTTGCACTACTAACCTCTTGAGCATTAACACTTATAATAACAAAAAATAACAAAAGTAAAACTTTAAATAATCTCATTTTCTCAACCTGTAATATATTTACTCTGTATATATTCATTTGATGCTTCCTCTTCTGCAACTAAGATTTGCCTCAATTGTTCTTGTTGTTGCTCTTCTAAAATATATTTAAACTGTTCACTCTCTTTTTGAAGCTCAATAATCTCTTTATTTAATATATCCATTTCTTTATTTAAAATAACTTTCTCTTCTTCAAGTTTTTTAATATGTAACTTCATAGTATTTTTATGAATTTGTAAAATTGCAAAATCTGAAACTGCCCCATATTTTTCTACACTTGTAGTATTGATTTTATTTTCGGTAAACATAATTTCATCATTGATGTGACTTATTTTAGAAAGAATTTGACCTTTTTCCATCATTTTTTGGTCTGTTTGCATTTTTTTTAATTCATAAAGTTTTTCTATCATTTTATTGTCCAAAAACCAAAATCAAATCCCATAAATCTTTTGTATATGTCTCAATGTTATCTCCAATCCAAGGTAAAGATATAAGAACAAATACTGATACAAATATAATTTTAGGAACAAAAGATAAAGATGCATCTGAAACTTGTGTAACAGCTTGAAATATTGAAATCACTAATCCAATTACCATACTAACAATTAATGAAGGTAATCCTAAAATTAGAATGATTTTAACTGTGCTTTCTGCAATTCCTATTAAATCCATACTAATCTTTTACTTTAATAGTTATCTCCAGTGTTTTATTATTAAGAAGTTGAGAAATTAGTTTTGCAATATCATCAGCACTAGAACTACCTAAATTTAAACTCTGTGAATCATTTTCTTTTTTTTCTATAGGGGTATTAATACTTGTGTTTTTTACTGGCATTGGTTCAGTATCCACTCCATCTAACGCTGCTAATAAATCTGCTTCATTTAATGAATCAAATTCTGAAAACTCATCTGCCATTTCAACTCCTTGATTTATATTCTCTTCTTCGAAATTATTATCATTTATATTTTCATTTTTATCAACTTCTATATTACCAAAATCTTCTTCAAAACTCAAATCTTTTAAAGCTGCTTCATCTTCTTCTAAACTATCATCTTCTTCAACTAAATCATCTAGCTCATCAAGTAAGGAATCGTTTAATAAAGGGTCATTTAATAAAGGATTTTCTTTTTCATCTTCTATTAATGATCCCATATCATCCTCTTCAATCATAGAAGATATATCATCTATTTGTTCAATCTTTGCTTCTTCTTCACTTGGACTCAATAACTCTTTAAGTTCATCATCTAATTGAATATAATCATTAGAATCTTCATTATCATAAGCATCTTCAACAATCTCTACAATTGATTCTTGAATTCTTTCAGATTCATTATTATCTATTGATGCATCTAATTTATTTTTTATATGGTTTGAAAGTTCTTCCAAAGAATCTACTGATATATCACCAATTCCATGATCTAGTAAATATTCTTGTTCAATACCATCCTTAGGTTTAAAAAGCTTGATTTTATTATTTAATGAGTTTTTCTTAATAATTTTAGAATCATCAATCAAATAAATATTATTTGGATTATCTTCGATTGCATTTTTTAAGTCTTCTAGAGTATCAAGATCTATTACTTCCCCATTATCACCCAATCTAAATTTTATATTAGAATGTTCTAACAGTTCATGTATATCTTTTTTAAAATCATCACTACCGTAAATATAAATAATCAAAAGATATCCTAATATTATTTTTTGCTTGATTATACCTATATTTTATATAATTTTAGATAAAATTTAAACAACTATGTCTGAGGTGCAAAATTGAGATTTCTTATAACGTTAATTTTCATTGTTAATTCAGTTTTTGCTGTAACAATAAAAGATATATCAAATATTGTAGGAATAAGAGATAACCAACTTATTGGTTATGGACTTGTAGTTGGACTTGCAGGAACTGGTGATAAATCACAGTTTACAATGCAAAGTTTACAAAATTTACTTAGAAATTCATATATTAAAATTCCTACATCATCGATTAAATCAAAAAATATAGCAGCAGTTATGGTCACTGCTGAATTACCTCCTTTTTCAAGACAAGGTGATAAAATAAAAATTAAAGTTTCAGCAATTGGTGATGCAAAATCAATAGACCATGGAGAGTTACTTTTAACTCAATTAAAAGCTGTTGATGGTCAAGTCTATGCTTTAGCTCAGGGAACTATCGTTGCCGATGCAAAAAACAATACTACAGGTTTTATTTATGATGGAGCTACTATAGAAAATGAAGTAGATTACTCTTTACAAAATGAAAACTCTATAACTTTAAGTCTCTTAAAAAATGATGCTAAACAAGCCTATGAGATTGAAAAAAGGATAAATGAAACTTTTGGTGCAAGACTAGCTATGGCTACAGATACAAGAACTGTGGAAGTTAAAAAACCTCGAAATATTTCAACTGTAAAATTTATATCTGATGTTCAAAGTATCCAATTAGATTCTGATTTTAAAAAGAAAATTATTATAGATATGCAAAGAGAAACAATAATTGCTGGAGCTGATATTCAGATTGATCCAGTAACTGTTGCAAGAGAAAATTTTACTATTAGAATAAAAAAATCTGCATTAAATGAAAAAGAATGGGATGATCCACAACAAAACCCAGGTAGAGATATTGGTGATGATGTAAAACTTGATAATAAGCCAGTTGCTGTTAATATTGACAATACTCTTTTAAATAGTAAAAGCACTCCAACAGTATCTGATTTAGTTAGAGCAATGAAAGTTATGCAACTTCCTATGACAGATATTATTGATACTATTAAAATGATAAAAGAATTAGGTGCATTAAACGTTGAATTGGAAATAAGAGGATAAAATGGCTGAATTTTTAAGTCAAGATGAGATTGATGCACTTTTAGATATTGCTGAAGCTGGTGAAGAGATTGATACTAATGCTGATGAGCAAATTATATCTAAAGAAAAAAATTACTCAATTTATGATTTTAAAAAACCAAATAGAATCTCAAATGAGCAATTTAAAGCATTTTCAACCCTACATGATAAAATGCTAAGAGATTTGATTACAGACCTTTCAGCCATGCTTAGAAAAGTTGTTGATATTAAATTATACTCTATTGAACAAATGACATACGGAGAGTTTATACTTTCTATTCCTCAATTAACTTCTCTTAATACTTTATCAATTAAACCTCTTGATGGAAGAATTGTTGTTGAGTGTAACCCTGGAATTTCTCACAAGATTATTGCTGAACTATTAGGTAGTGGTGCAGTTGCTGCAAGCGATAATTTGGATAGAGAATTAACAGAAATTGAAGTTAATATATTTGAACACTTTTATAAAATGTTTGTAAAACACATGTATAAAGCTTGGCAAGAGATTACTACACTAAATTTTAAAATTGAATCAAGGGATACAAATGCCAATGCTATCCAAATTATCTCAGACCATGAAATTGTACTTTTAGTTGTACTTGAGATTACAATTGA is a window of Halarcobacter sp. DNA encoding:
- a CDS encoding transaldolase; amino-acid sequence: MSLKEDINFSLWCDFIERDFLENRFKKLIEEKIIYGATSNPAIFESSISNSVAYGQQLQMLQANEAKTIYEELAITDIKRAAELLNDLYIENQDDGFISIEVDPELCDDTQGTIEEGIRLNSLISSENVMIKVPATNAGYEAMKELTSQGINVNATLIFSPEQAISCAKALDEGIKLSNKDTKAVISIFVSRLDRLCDSELFAKGLKKGQLGVMNATKCYHEIEKFENTNIRTLFASTGVKGDDLEGSYYIDKLLYPNSVNTAPLATIDEWLENGQTEPSEIPSEEVCDKYFKTLADNKIDMKSNYAKLLEDGLAAFKDSFKDLLNKLQKD
- the serB gene encoding phosphoserine phosphatase SerB → MKLAVFDFDSTLMDGETIDFLAKPLGLEEKVAAITEQAMAGELDFFESLVERVSLLKGLEYSKAVDICKDLPLMPGAFETIAKLKENGYKVVCFSGGFRIGTTPAKEKLKLDADFSNILHEKDGILTGLVGGDMMFGFSKGDMIQRVQSLLGVSKENTLVAGDGANDVSMFPYADKRVAFCGREILKKEANIIVDEKDLTKILEYI
- the ruvX gene encoding Holliday junction resolvase RuvX, with amino-acid sequence MKLASIDIGLKRIGMAISLHNDIVTPIPAVLRKNRNQASNDVLKVLKEWEIEKLIVGFPSASEDMQKRVKHFTKLLELNIPYEFQEENMSSIEAEELIKGDIKYKRDGRVDSLAAKIILERYLSK
- the acpS gene encoding holo-ACP synthase yields the protein MIGIDIASIQRIEKMYEKFGQKAYARFLDEEEIALVKSSSTAAGFWAAKEAASKAIGTGIGRECSFRDIKIKKNKLGAPKLKYSKQIRKKFKIKKSHLSITHDEGIAVAVVYNIKK
- a CDS encoding ABC transporter permease, with the translated sequence MKLFMNKLLYLIIMLFIISLISFLAINLAPNSFFASGELNPNITPESIEQLKAVYGLDKPLYIQFFSWLTALLHLDFGISFASGKMVKEEILDRIPITLTINIISMFLIFVISLYLGIQAALKKDSKLDKFVGQLSLLSFSMPSFYLALLLVMIFSIYFEILPIAGLHSVPNDGSLTYYLDFAWHLILPIFIITFGGIGSLILYIRSLTIEILKSDYIFFAKSRGLSKKTILRYYILPNLYPPVITLLGLSLPGIIGGSVILETIFSIDGMGLLFYQSALSHDYPVIMGILIIGAFLTLLGNMLADLILLKLNPNYDEN
- the panC gene encoding pantoate--beta-alanine ligase, which translates into the protein MKILKTIEELQEVRKNILGTVGFVPTMGALHDGHISLIKQARNENDTVFVSIFVNPTQFLPGEDLDAYPRREEADKKICEMCKVDYLFMPEINSMYTEEEVLIKAPNKSYMLEGKARPGHFDGVLQVVLKLFGLVQPTNAYFGKKDAQQLSLIQQMVKNLFLPINIVPCAIVRESDGLAKSSRNVYLTPEQRKDALLISKSLYSAANLIGKKETNIETIKNRMYEVMEPLDVEYIEIVSREFDKLKSIEIGNTIILVVARFGNTRLLDNIWL
- the rimO gene encoding 30S ribosomal protein S12 methylthiotransferase RimO, which gives rise to MKFSENKPSKSLHLVSLGCTKNLVDSEIMLGKLKEYKITNEPENADVIIVNTCGFIDSAKEESINTILTLHDERKEESVLVMAGCLSERYKEELQKELPEIDIFTGVGDYDKIDKLVEEKRSFFTDEVFLLNEENDRVITGSSYHAYIKLSEGCNQSCSFCAIPSFKGKLHSRTLESLVKEVKNLVKNGYTDFSFVSQDSSSYLRDLNIKDGLEKLIEEVEKIEGVKTARILYLYPSTTTLSLIEKIKNSDIFENYFDMPLQHISANLLKIMKRGKGVEKLKELMDAMRKVPNSFVRTTFIVGHPGETQEDFEELCKYVKEYKFDRANVFSYSDEEGTSAYDRIDKIPQELIDSRAEILGEIISETTNNSLENEIGKEFEVYIDGESDEHEYLLSARKTTWAPDIDGEIYINDNELYDEKNPKQLEFGKIYRVKITELAGDKLLATVIK
- the tilS gene encoding tRNA lysidine(34) synthetase TilS, translating into MNLNFKKIDTKRNLLAFSAGVDSTALFFLLLEKKIPFDIAIVNYNQREQSKAEVEYAKELANRYEKKIYIKDVKLNNISNFEKKARDIRYDFFEQLIKENNYETLITAHQLNDKLEWFLMQLSRGAGLLELIAFDKITQKDSYKIYRPLLDITKIQLQEYLDKKNIQYFIDITNFDEKYKRNYFRKNFSNKFLDEFQEGIKRSFEYLKNDIESLSIKEIPVYKEKDLEVFENLNDNNLNIRLVDLSLKKRGILLSKAQRDEILKQKKLVISHKISISITPKYIFISPYELCTMDKNFKEKCRLAKIPKNIRAYIFKENILEVFELII
- the fliS gene encoding flagellar export chaperone FliS, which produces MGIEAYQQQNAVSDDPYLLILKLYEGLLKYLSFVKSSMESGDIETKFKYINKSVAIFDELRNVLDFEGGDVSYYLDGLYLYQIETLFGAGIDDNINSVNQVMKVVQGLIDAWKEETGL